From the Rhodanobacter soli genome, one window contains:
- a CDS encoding DUF4097 family beta strand repeat-containing protein, which produces MRRLFTAALLLAPIAAFAASPCRYEAPRNLQLDLAGVRSVQIDVNSQDLHLTGSDSARGLTLTGRACASEQAMLDKLQVTQRREGDQLLIDIGNTGGFSFSLFGGNSYSSLDVTVQLPANLPVTVRVGSGDADVSGVQQLQTSVGSGDLHVRQVSGKFGTSVGSGDVSATDIGSLDLGSVGSGDFKAEGIKGDARVGSIGSGDVTLRNVGGSVHADTLGSGDLEVSDVGGDFSLGAKGSGDVNHSGVKGKVSVPHDDD; this is translated from the coding sequence ATGCGCCGTCTTTTCACCGCAGCCCTGCTGCTCGCTCCGATCGCGGCCTTCGCCGCCAGCCCGTGCAGGTACGAGGCACCGCGCAACCTGCAGCTCGATCTCGCCGGCGTACGCAGCGTGCAGATCGATGTGAACAGCCAGGATCTGCACCTGACCGGCAGCGACAGCGCCAGGGGCCTCACCCTCACCGGTCGCGCCTGTGCCTCCGAGCAGGCGATGCTGGACAAGCTGCAGGTCACTCAGCGGCGCGAAGGCGACCAGCTGCTGATCGATATCGGCAACACCGGCGGTTTCAGCTTCAGCCTGTTCGGCGGCAATTCCTATTCGAGTCTCGACGTCACCGTGCAACTGCCGGCCAACCTGCCGGTCACCGTGCGCGTGGGCTCCGGCGACGCCGACGTCAGCGGCGTGCAGCAGCTGCAGACCAGCGTGGGCTCGGGCGACCTGCACGTGCGCCAGGTATCCGGCAAGTTCGGCACCAGCGTGGGTTCGGGCGACGTCAGCGCTACCGACATCGGCAGCCTGGACCTGGGCTCGGTGGGCTCCGGCGACTTCAAGGCCGAAGGCATCAAGGGCGACGCCCGCGTCGGCAGCATCGGCTCCGGCGACGTCACGTTGCGCAACGTGGGCGGCAGCGTGCACGCCGATACGCTGGGTTCCGGCGACCTCGAGGTGAGCGACGTCGGCGGCGATTTCAGCCTCGGCGCCAAGGGCAGCGGCGACGTCAACCACTCCGGCGTGAAGGGCAAGGTCAGCGTGCCGCACGACGACGATTGA
- a CDS encoding ABC transporter permease has protein sequence MKMLLLALRSLRREWRLPELRTLAASLVLAVVALGVVATLATRIERGMLASAAELIGGDIGVSSPQVLPNTFADKARQDGLQLTRTAGFPSVAFAHEQTQLLDVQAVDARYPLRGTLELRDAAGRTHNGHAPAAGEVYLDHRALVALGLQVGQPLQLGGRELTIAAELVRQPDGGELLALAPRALMSLADAEQAGLLGVGSRARHRLLLAGTPTAVQAWRDWAQATALPQGAQLITPEQTQERMRTSFDRAGAFLRLTALLSALLAGIAIALSAQRYARRKTAEVALLRALGTPRRRVLGLLLGTLGALAVPATALGVLLALGLAQLAWLLASQLFGNVPTVLPLAPSFAAAAMGIAVLVGFALPPLARLAEVPPVAVFRQSMQRRVRRFDALYLIPALVALGLIWSQSSSLTLAGILAASLLGVALIAALLAGALLWLARRIAPGAHPALRLGLAALARRPALSVIQATALSLGLCALLLLAIVAPALLQGWRQELPADTPNWFALNLQDDQRAGFAQALARIGGDQLNMLPLAVGKLTAINGRPIDQLAFADERAKDWTDRQLRLSWSAALPPANEVIAGRWQGAQPAQAEVSIDTMWRDMFALKLGDTLRFDVGEGRIDAKVSSVRKVDWSSFRVNFFLLLDPAHTGGLPHTWLASFHLPRGHATELAQLSRDYSNLSLVDVDSLLDRVREIVDRVGNAVRWILGFSLLAGALVLAAALAASAAERRHEAALLRTLGARRAQLRVAAACEFALLGLVAGLTAALGAAGAGLWLGQAVFHIENFVPPLWPLVGGAVGAALVVMLLGLAGTRKVSRTPPMRLLREG, from the coding sequence ATGAAGATGCTGCTGCTCGCCCTGCGCAGCCTGCGCCGCGAATGGCGCCTGCCGGAACTGCGCACGCTGGCCGCCTCACTGGTGCTGGCGGTGGTGGCGCTGGGCGTGGTCGCTACGCTGGCGACGCGGATCGAGCGCGGCATGCTGGCCAGCGCCGCCGAACTGATCGGCGGCGACATCGGTGTGTCATCGCCGCAGGTCCTGCCAAACACGTTCGCCGACAAGGCGCGCCAGGATGGCCTGCAACTCACCCGTACCGCCGGCTTTCCCAGCGTGGCGTTCGCCCACGAGCAGACCCAGTTGCTCGACGTGCAGGCGGTCGATGCGCGCTATCCCCTGCGCGGCACACTGGAACTGCGCGATGCCGCCGGCCGCACGCACAACGGCCACGCCCCGGCCGCGGGCGAGGTCTATCTCGACCATCGCGCCCTGGTGGCGCTGGGCCTCCAGGTCGGTCAGCCGCTGCAACTGGGCGGCCGCGAGCTGACCATCGCCGCCGAACTGGTACGCCAGCCCGATGGCGGCGAGTTGCTGGCGCTGGCGCCGCGCGCACTGATGAGTCTGGCCGACGCCGAGCAGGCCGGCCTGCTCGGCGTCGGCAGCCGCGCCCGCCACCGCCTGCTGCTGGCCGGCACGCCGACGGCGGTGCAGGCCTGGCGCGACTGGGCGCAGGCGACCGCGTTGCCGCAAGGCGCGCAGCTGATTACGCCGGAACAGACCCAGGAGCGCATGCGCACGTCGTTCGATCGCGCCGGCGCCTTCCTGCGCCTGACCGCCCTGCTGTCGGCGCTGCTGGCCGGCATCGCGATCGCGCTGTCCGCGCAGCGCTACGCGCGGCGCAAGACCGCCGAAGTCGCCCTGCTGCGTGCGCTGGGCACGCCGCGTCGGCGCGTGCTGGGGCTGTTGCTGGGCACGCTGGGCGCACTGGCCGTGCCGGCCACCGCACTCGGCGTGCTGCTCGCGCTGGGGCTGGCGCAACTGGCCTGGCTGCTGGCCAGCCAGTTGTTCGGCAACGTGCCGACCGTGCTGCCGCTGGCGCCGTCGTTCGCCGCCGCCGCGATGGGTATCGCCGTGCTGGTTGGCTTCGCGCTGCCGCCGCTGGCGCGGCTGGCCGAGGTGCCGCCGGTGGCGGTATTTCGCCAAAGCATGCAGCGGCGGGTGCGGCGCTTCGATGCGCTGTACCTGATCCCCGCGCTGGTGGCGCTGGGCCTGATCTGGAGCCAGAGTAGCTCGCTCACCCTGGCTGGCATCCTCGCCGCCAGCCTGCTCGGCGTGGCGCTGATCGCGGCGTTGCTGGCCGGAGCGCTGCTGTGGCTGGCCCGACGTATTGCACCGGGCGCGCACCCGGCATTGCGGCTCGGTCTGGCCGCGCTGGCGCGGCGACCTGCGCTGAGCGTGATCCAGGCCACCGCGCTCAGCCTGGGCCTGTGCGCGCTGTTGTTGCTGGCGATCGTGGCGCCGGCGCTGCTGCAGGGCTGGCGCCAGGAGCTGCCGGCGGATACGCCGAACTGGTTTGCGCTGAACCTGCAGGACGACCAACGCGCCGGCTTCGCGCAGGCGCTGGCCAGGATCGGCGGCGACCAGCTCAACATGCTGCCGCTGGCCGTGGGCAAGCTCACCGCGATCAACGGCCGCCCGATCGACCAGCTCGCCTTTGCCGACGAACGCGCGAAGGACTGGACCGACCGCCAGCTGCGGCTGTCCTGGTCCGCCGCGCTGCCGCCCGCCAACGAAGTGATCGCCGGCCGCTGGCAGGGCGCGCAGCCGGCCCAGGCCGAGGTGTCGATCGACACCATGTGGCGCGACATGTTCGCACTGAAACTCGGCGACACGTTGCGCTTCGACGTGGGCGAAGGCCGCATCGACGCAAAGGTCAGCAGCGTGCGCAAGGTCGACTGGAGTTCGTTCCGGGTCAACTTCTTCCTGCTGCTCGACCCGGCCCACACCGGCGGGCTGCCGCATACCTGGCTGGCCAGCTTCCACCTGCCGCGCGGGCATGCGACCGAACTGGCGCAGCTGTCGCGCGACTACAGCAACCTGAGCCTGGTGGACGTCGACTCGCTGCTCGACCGCGTGCGCGAGATCGTCGACCGCGTGGGCAACGCGGTGCGCTGGATCCTCGGCTTCAGCCTGCTCGCGGGCGCGCTGGTGCTGGCCGCCGCACTCGCCGCCAGCGCGGCCGAACGACGCCACGAAGCCGCCCTGCTGCGCACGCTGGGCGCACGCCGCGCGCAGCTGCGCGTAGCCGCCGCCTGCGAGTTCGCCCTGCTCGGCCTGGTCGCCGGGCTCACCGCCGCACTCGGCGCCGCCGGCGCCGGGCTATGGCTGGGCCAGGCGGTGTTCCACATCGAGAACTTCGTGCCGCCGCTGTGGCCGCTGGTGGGCGGTGCCGTCGGCGCGGCACTGGTGGTGATGCTGCTGGGCCTGGCCGGCACCCGCAAGGTCAGCCGCACGCCGCCGATGCGGCTGCTGCGCGAGGGCTGA
- a CDS encoding SLC13 family permease, with amino-acid sequence MIASRTRQRLKEEWLLWLFAALAITLAVLDPQPLASYRHWLQLPTLAGLMGLLIAIQGIRDSGLVQHAAVAVVARAHSLRSLGLLLVSATALLSMVLTNDVSLFLIVPLTLAIGAISNLPVLRMVVLEALAVNAGSTLSPIGNPQNLLLWQHSQLPFLHFVAAMLPAATVMFVLVAAFAWLWLPRDRVALSPERIDGIVASTRLGACSMAALVGMVLMMEYGQAPLGALLLLALFALLARSSLARIDWLLLLTFAAIFLGLGHFANLPLVHQALDRLDFGQPLTLYASGIVASQLISNVPATVLLLERAPDAIALAVAVNVGGFGVAIGSLANLIALRLAKQPHGLRLLHLVSIPFLLVCAPLVYLAWRWLG; translated from the coding sequence ATGATTGCAAGCCGCACACGACAGCGCCTCAAGGAGGAGTGGCTGCTGTGGTTGTTCGCGGCGCTGGCGATCACGCTGGCGGTGCTCGACCCGCAGCCGCTGGCGAGCTATCGGCACTGGTTGCAGTTGCCGACCCTGGCCGGCCTGATGGGTCTGCTGATCGCGATCCAGGGCATCCGCGACAGCGGACTGGTGCAGCATGCGGCGGTGGCCGTGGTGGCGCGCGCGCATTCGCTGCGCAGCCTGGGCCTGTTGCTGGTGTCCGCGACGGCGCTGCTGTCGATGGTGCTGACCAACGACGTGAGCCTGTTCCTGATCGTGCCGCTGACCCTGGCGATCGGCGCCATCTCGAACCTGCCGGTGCTGCGCATGGTGGTGCTGGAGGCGCTGGCGGTAAACGCGGGTTCCACCCTGAGCCCGATCGGCAACCCGCAGAACCTGCTGCTGTGGCAGCACTCGCAACTGCCGTTCCTGCATTTCGTGGCGGCCATGCTGCCGGCCGCGACGGTGATGTTCGTGCTGGTGGCGGCGTTCGCCTGGCTGTGGTTGCCGCGCGATCGCGTGGCGTTGAGCCCGGAACGGATCGACGGCATCGTGGCTTCGACCCGCCTCGGCGCGTGCTCGATGGCCGCGCTGGTCGGCATGGTGCTGATGATGGAATACGGCCAGGCGCCGCTGGGCGCGCTGCTGTTGCTGGCGCTGTTCGCGCTGCTGGCGCGGTCGAGCCTGGCGCGGATCGACTGGCTGCTGCTGCTCACGTTCGCCGCGATCTTCCTGGGCCTCGGCCATTTCGCGAACTTGCCCCTGGTGCACCAGGCGCTGGACCGGCTCGACTTCGGCCAGCCGCTGACGCTGTACGCCAGCGGCATCGTCGCCTCGCAGCTGATCAGCAACGTGCCGGCGACAGTGCTGCTGCTCGAACGCGCGCCCGACGCGATCGCGCTGGCGGTGGCGGTGAACGTGGGCGGCTTCGGCGTGGCGATCGGTTCGCTGGCGAACCTGATCGCGCTGCGCCTAGCGAAGCAGCCGCATGGACTGCGGCTGCTGCACCTGGTGTCAATTCCGTTCCTGCTGGTGTGCGCGCCGCTGGTGTACCTGGCCTGGCGCTGGCTGGGCTGA